The region CATGGAATTCTTCATCCACTTCTTGCGCCCAACGAACCGCAATATCATCTGGTAGATTAGCATTAACACCCAATGTCCAAGCAACGTCTTGGCGCACAGCGTCGGTATCAAAATGAACAACTTGACCGGTACCATGTACACCAGAGTCAGTACGTCCCGCACAATGTACGATCACAGGATGATTGGCAACTCGAGATAAAGCCTCTTCCAGCTTTTGTTGTACACTCATCACGTCTTTTTGACGCTGCCAGCCGTAATATTTACTACCGTCATACTCTATACCCAGTGCAATTCGCATTTTTCTTCCAACTTTATACTTTCATTAATTTTTAAAAACAAAAAGCGGTGACTTTCGCCACCGCTTTACGCTATATAACACAATACTTCTATCTGCCGATTATAACGCTTCAAGGTAAAACTTGAAAGTAGCTAAGGTTCAATAATCTCAGTTCAACTTTACATTACTCGGCGTTATAAAATAATTACAATCTACTCAAAAGCTTGCTCACTTCAGCTTGCGTAGCAGCGTCACCGACACCTGCTAATGGCTCTAAGATAGATTTAGCACCATCTGTATCTTCAATTTCAAGGTAAGCGCGCGCTAGGTCTAATTGTGCACTTAGGCGGTTACTATCGTCATCAATAGCCGCTGTATCGCTATCAAACAGTGAATTACTGTACTCATCAAGGCCGACATCTAGTTTCACTTGATCATAAGGTTCATCTTCAATCGATGCTGGCTGCTGAGAGGCGTCATTCAACAATTTGTCGATATCAATAAACTCTTCCGCTTTTGCCGCTTCAACATCAATGGGAGCTTGCTGGCTTGGTGCTTCGCTAAATGCATTAGGGCTATATTCTGCTAGCATCGCTTCAATATCATCTAATGGTGCATCATCATTTCCTGATTGCTTTGTGGCATCAGGACTAGCATTAGCAGTTCCATCAAGCTCAGCCAACATTTCATCGACAGTTTGCCCATGCGCTTGCGGCAGTTCATCGCTATCAGCTGTTACAGCCGCCTCGGGCTCATTAAAGCCTGCACTGGCTAAAATACTGTCAATATCGTCGACATCGACATCAAGATTATTCGTATTGCTATCGACACCCGCTTCAGCCAACAGACTATCGATATCATCCATATCGACTGTTTGTTGATTACCTATATTAGGCGCTGTATTGTCAGCTTCAGATTGCGCAATAGCATCCAACCCAGCTTCAGCTAAAAGGTTGTCTATATCGTCCATATCAACAGCTTCATTCGACGCTGGAACCTGAGGCTGGTTATCTAGCACGTCATCAGCTTGAGCGATTGCTTCTAATTCAGCTTCAGCAAGAATACTGTCAATATCATCCATATTGACAAATTCATCCTGCGCAGGCTGCTGAGATTGATTATTTTCCGCAGCATCAGCTTCAGCGAGAATACTATCAATATCATCCATATTGACAAATTCATCATCAACCACTGCCAGTGATTCAGGTGCCGTCTCAGGTACGTCAGTATCATCCAAGGCGTTAGAATCAGGCGTTTGCGAATTACCTAATTTAAATTTTTCTAACAGCGAGTCAACTTCAGCTAAGTCTTCATCCAATGTATTGCCATTGTGCGCTGGTTGTTCAGGTATCAAGTTTGGTTCATCAAGCTCTTCACGCCAACTTAAATCAGGCGCTATGCTATCATTTTCAAAGCTGGTACTTTCATCATCAAGCGTTAGATCAATATCACTGAAGTCATTATCATCCAAATTTAAATCTGGCATAACAGGTGCTTGTTCAATCACTTCAGGCATAATCGGTGCCGCAGATTGGCTGACAACAGCTGTTGGAGCATGACTTACAACATCAGCGAGTTCCGCTTCCATTTGTAAGTTGAAATTTGGTTCGTCTAAATTAGGTGCTGCAAACGCGTTGATCTCATTAGGCTGTGCCATCGGAGATTGAGCATCTTCAGGTGCTGCGCCATGGCTAGCAGTTACTCCTGCAAAACTTTCTGTACTAAGGTAATCGCTAAGTTCATCGACACTACTATCAGTCTCAAACATCACGCTATCTTCAAGGTTATTTTTATGATCATTTCTATTTTTTAACCATAAACCGAACCAAACAATAGATAACAGTGAAAATAGTCCCGATACACCACCGATTAACCACCAATTACTATGGGATTCAGCTTCTAAAAGCGCTTGTTCTTTCGCCTCTTCAATCGTTGCTTGCTGTTCGCTGATTTTAGTATTTTGTTGTTCAATTAAGGTTTTTAAATCTGCTTTTAACTGATTATCAATCGCCATTTGTTCTTTAAGCTCAGCCAGTTCCATGCGGATACTTTCTAGCTGTAATTTTAGGCGGCGATTAGTTTCACTTGATAATAGAAGGTGTTCATTGCTTTCTGTTAACTCTCCTTGCAATAACGCAAACTTATCCAGCTCAGGTCTATTTTTAGCAATAGCTTTCGATTTTGAGGTTACAGGCTTATTTGCGGAAGTCGGTTTAGCGGTCGAGTTTGATTTATTAGTGAGTAAACTCTTTAGCCTTGAACCGTCTGTGGCTTGTATTTCAGCTGCACTGGGGATTTTAAGTAAGCTACCATCAATCATCTTATTGATGTCGCCGTCTAAAAATGCGTGTGGATTAAGGGCTAAAATTGCCGCCATCGTTTTATATAAACTTAAGCTGTTATTCGGTCTTGTTGCGGTTGCAACAGACCACAATGTATCGGCTTTGACAACAGGGCCATAGCGACTAGGAGATGAAGGGGTATGAACTTCGGGACCTTTTAACTGAAGCACAAATCCATTTGAATTAGCTGCAACACCAGCCATAGGCAGTAGTAGAAATAAAACAACCCATTTTAACTTAGATAAACCCGATATCATTGCCAACCCTTACTATGAAACAACTTCAATACACTTGAATTCAATATACCATATCCAAAATCCCAATATACACATGAATTTTCAGGTATCTTCGATATATACTATTTTAATGGTTAATTTCAATAAAAAAATTTTGCTCACTGAAACTATGATATGTATCAGAAAAATAATGGACAAATAAAAAAAAAGCACCCAATATTGGGTGCTAAATATGCAATCACTCTGTTTTTATAAGCCTATGATAACTTATCATCTAAAGGCTAGATATCTCTTACAGGTAATCTTTAATCAATAGCTCTGCAATTTGCACACTGTTTGTTGCTGCACCCTTACGGATATTATCGCCGACAACCCACATGTTAATACCACTAGCATGTGAGATATCTTCGCGAATACGACCAACGAATACTTCATCATGACCCGCTGAATCAGACACCGGTGTTGGGTAGTCTTCTTCGTTTTCAATCAGTTTAACACCCGGTGCATGGCGCATCAATGAACGTACTTCTTCAGCACTGATTGGTGTACGCGTTTCTAAATGGATCGCTTCTGAATGACCATAGAATACCGGTACACGAACCGCGGTAGGGTTAACCATCACACTTTCGTCAGCAAAGATTTTTTGCGTTTCCCACACCATTTTCATTTCTTCTTTGGTGTAGCCATTATCAGTGAACACATCAATTTGTGGGATCACGTTAAATGCGATTTGCTTCGGATAAACTTTGGTTTCAACTTCACGTCCATTCAATAGACTTGCAGTTTGACCAGCAAGTTCATCGATTGCCGTTTTACCTGAACCTGATACCGCTTGGTAAGTGGCAACGTTGATACGTTTAATACCAACTGCATCATGGATCGGTTTTAACGCAACAAGCATTTGAATTGTTGAGCAATTTGGATTGGCGATAATATTACGGTTAGTATATTGCGCAATTGCTTCAGGGTTTACTTCTGGCACGACCAGAGGGATATCATCGTCATAACGGAATTGCGACGTGTTATCAATAATCACGACACCAGCATCAGCGGCGATTGGAGCCCATTTTTCTGATACCGAACCGCCCGCTGAGAACAAACCTATTTGAACTTGTGTCCAATCGAATGTTTCAACATCTAATACTTCAACTTGTTTATTATTAAAGGTAATTTTACCACCAGCACTACGGCTACTTGCTAATGGATAAATATTACCAATTGGAAATTCACGTTCCTGTAAAATTTCCAACATCATTTGCCCTACGGCACCTGTTGCTCCTAATACTGCAACATCATATAGTTGACTCATCAACGACTCCTAGAAAATTATTTGGCAAACCCAAGTTGATACAACGACTCTACCGCATAATGTGACTCATTTACTAGCCTCAAAGAAGAAAATTCTCTTCTTTCTAAGTAATTTTTACGCATTTCATCAAAACTACCCGCTTTCATTATGCTTTTTCTAAAAATAGCATCATCTCGGCGAACATCGTATACCAAATGGACCAAACTTTTAGCGAATGTTTGATCTGCATTTTGGTTAACGTCAATGCGACTCACAGCAGGAACAGGCAAGATATCACTAATACTGCGGTCCGCTTGCTGGCCTAATAATTGGGCATAGGCCTGATAGATCATTTCCGTGCCGCGGGCTTTACCTTCTAAGCTATAACCAGCAATATGTGGTGTCGCGATTGCCGCGTAAAGGATAAGATCCAGCAATGGCGTTGGTTCATTTTCCCAGACATCCAATACCAGCGTCATGCCATGCCCTGCTTGCTTCAATTCTAATAAAGCTTGATTATCAATCACATCACCACGGCCACTGTTGACAAGAATGGCATCTTGCGCAATACCAGCCAGTAATTCTGCCGTTAATAAATGCTTGGTTTGATGACTACCGGTTTTGACTAATGGCACATGTAAACAGATGATATCGGCTTGCAAGGCTTGCTCTAAACTGACAAAACCAGTTAAGTCTTCTTTTTCAACCCGCGGAGGATCGCATAACATCACCTCTGCGCCTAAAGCCGTAAGTCGACTGACAGTCTGCGCACCCGTATTGCCCACGCCAATGACTGCAATCGATTTATCAGCCAGTGTGAAGCTTTGTTGCTCAGCTAACACGAGTAACGCGCTACACACGTAATCACCTACAGAGACAGCATTACAACCTGGCGCATTGGTGTAGGTAATATTACGTTGTTGCAAGAGAGCTTGGTCTAAATGATCGATACCAATCGTTGCAGTACCAACAAAGGCAAGTTTGTTCGCTTGGCTAAGTAAAGCGGCATTAACTTGAGTCACAGAGCGCACCATCAACGCATCTACATCTTGTAGATCTTCAGCGCAGATCGTACGGCCAGATAAAGGCACGACTTCACCAAACTGAGAAAACAATTCAATGGCATAAGGCATATTTTCATCAACTACGATCTTCATTTAAGTTTCCCTTAATAATACGGCTAAAGTTATTTCTGCTTTGTAACAGCAAAGAACCATTTTGCGCGTTGTGCAGATTAAAAAAAAGCCCATTTATCAATAATCTGATAAATGGGCTTACATTGTCTTCGTCGCGATCAGCAGGCTTTTAATGTCCGCCTTAACGAATCAGGCTATTATTTAGTGAATTTACTAAATACTAGCGTTGCATTCGTACCGCCGAAACCAAAGCTGTTCGACATTACGTTTGTTAGTTCAGCATCAATCGCTTGACCAGAAACAATGTCTAGACCTGCCGCTTTTTCGTCAAGGTCTTGAATGTTTGCACTTGCTGCAATGAAGTTATTTTCCATCATAATTAATGAGTAGATAGCTTCATGTACACCAGCCGCGCCTAGCGCATGACCAGTCAATGCTTTAGTCGCACTGATTTTTGGCGATTTGTGACCAAATACCACTTGAATCGCTTCAAGTTCTTTGGTGTCACCTACAGGCGTCGATGTGCCATGGGTATTCAGGTAATCAATCTCACCGTCAACCGTTTCTAGCGCTTGTTTCATACAACGTACAGCGCCTTCACCTGATGGTGCTACCATGTCGTAGCCATCTGATGTTGCACCGTAACCAGTGATTTCAGCATAGATAGTTGCGCCACGAGCAAGTGCATGCTCAAGTTCTTCAACCACAACCATACCGCCACCACCAGAGATAACGAACCCATCACGGTTAGCATCATATGTACGTGATGCTTGTTGTGGCGTATCATTATATTTAGTAGATAGAGCGCCCATAGCATCGAATTCCAATGCTAAAGTCCAATCGATTTCTTCACCGCCACCAGCAAATACTACATCTTGCTTGCCAAGTTGGATTTGTTCTACAGCATGACCAATACAATGTGCGCTTGTTGCGCATGCAGAGGTAATTGAATAGCTTGGGCCTTTAATTTTAAACGGTGTAGCAAGACAAGCAGAAATGGTGCTCGACATAGTACGAGTCACCATATAAGGACCCACACGCTTCACGCTTTTATTACGAGCGATATCAACAGAATCAACAACGTTCTTTGATGATGCACCACCTGAACCTGCGATAAGGCCAGTACGTACGTTAGATACTTGATCTTCTGTTAAACCTGAATCATCAATCGCTTCTTGCATAGCAATATAACTAAAAGCGGCTGCATCACCCATGAAACGCATTGCTTTACGATCAATGATTTCTTTAGGATCAAGATTAACAGTACCGCAGACGTGGCTACGTAAGTTCTGTTCAGCGAATTGTGGTGCAAACTCGATACCACTAGTGCCTGCTTTTAGTGACTCACATACTTCTGCTTTATTGTTACCGATACTTGATACAATACCGATACCTGTTATAACCGCTCTTTTCATGATATTCCCTAATATAAAATTATTACGTTATTCTTACTTATTTTTTAACGTCATCTGGTCTGCTTTCCCTATAATCGGATAAGATTATGACCGTTTTATTAATTTTGAGCCTAAGGATGAATTATTTTTTCCATCCCCAAAACATCGCCTTGCCTTAACAGAAGCCCGACGAGACTCGTTGTGCTACCTAACTTCATTATAGCAAAGCCTTGATTAACAAGTATCCCATTGCTATCAGTGATTGTCACCGCCTAAAAATTGCGTGTGATCAAATCATCTGCAATTGCTGCACCTTTTGCTGCTAAAACAACCGTGTAATTGCAATCGTCCACTCTATTGACTTAAGTCAACGCACTAATTTATTAACTAAACTGCTGGTTAAATTTGGCTAGCGACTGCGCTGTATCTTGCCATAACGGGCTCATTTTAAGCTCGTCTAATGCAAAGTTACTGCTATGTTTAAGATTGAAATCATCGCTGGTTAAATTATTATCCAAACCATCTAATAATGCGGCGACACCGGTGCGATCATTACACGCCAGTAATAAATTACAGCCAGCCCACATCGCCTGCTCGGCACGCTCTAAATAATTACCTGCGACACTGGCGCCATGCATCGATAAATCATCAGAGAAGATCGCGCCTTTAAAACCTAACTCTTGTCTTAATACCGTTTGTAACCAATATTGAGAAAAACCAGCCGCTTTACTATCTACTTGCTGATAAATAACATGTGCAGGCATAAT is a window of Moritella sp. Urea-trap-13 DNA encoding:
- a CDS encoding FimV/HubP family polar landmark protein, whose amino-acid sequence is MISGLSKLKWVVLFLLLPMAGVAANSNGFVLQLKGPEVHTPSSPSRYGPVVKADTLWSVATATRPNNSLSLYKTMAAILALNPHAFLDGDINKMIDGSLLKIPSAAEIQATDGSRLKSLLTNKSNSTAKPTSANKPVTSKSKAIAKNRPELDKFALLQGELTESNEHLLLSSETNRRLKLQLESIRMELAELKEQMAIDNQLKADLKTLIEQQNTKISEQQATIEEAKEQALLEAESHSNWWLIGGVSGLFSLLSIVWFGLWLKNRNDHKNNLEDSVMFETDSSVDELSDYLSTESFAGVTASHGAAPEDAQSPMAQPNEINAFAAPNLDEPNFNLQMEAELADVVSHAPTAVVSQSAAPIMPEVIEQAPVMPDLNLDDNDFSDIDLTLDDESTSFENDSIAPDLSWREELDEPNLIPEQPAHNGNTLDEDLAEVDSLLEKFKLGNSQTPDSNALDDTDVPETAPESLAVVDDEFVNMDDIDSILAEADAAENNQSQQPAQDEFVNMDDIDSILAEAELEAIAQADDVLDNQPQVPASNEAVDMDDIDNLLAEAGLDAIAQSEADNTAPNIGNQQTVDMDDIDSLLAEAGVDSNTNNLDVDVDDIDSILASAGFNEPEAAVTADSDELPQAHGQTVDEMLAELDGTANASPDATKQSGNDDAPLDDIEAMLAEYSPNAFSEAPSQQAPIDVEAAKAEEFIDIDKLLNDASQQPASIEDEPYDQVKLDVGLDEYSNSLFDSDTAAIDDDSNRLSAQLDLARAYLEIEDTDGAKSILEPLAGVGDAATQAEVSKLLSRL
- the fabB gene encoding beta-ketoacyl-ACP synthase I; the protein is MKRAVITGIGIVSSIGNNKAEVCESLKAGTSGIEFAPQFAEQNLRSHVCGTVNLDPKEIIDRKAMRFMGDAAAFSYIAMQEAIDDSGLTEDQVSNVRTGLIAGSGGASSKNVVDSVDIARNKSVKRVGPYMVTRTMSSTISACLATPFKIKGPSYSITSACATSAHCIGHAVEQIQLGKQDVVFAGGGEEIDWTLALEFDAMGALSTKYNDTPQQASRTYDANRDGFVISGGGGMVVVEELEHALARGATIYAEITGYGATSDGYDMVAPSGEGAVRCMKQALETVDGEIDYLNTHGTSTPVGDTKELEAIQVVFGHKSPKISATKALTGHALGAAGVHEAIYSLIMMENNFIAASANIQDLDEKAAGLDIVSGQAIDAELTNVMSNSFGFGGTNATLVFSKFTK
- a CDS encoding aspartate-semialdehyde dehydrogenase, with amino-acid sequence MSQLYDVAVLGATGAVGQMMLEILQEREFPIGNIYPLASSRSAGGKITFNNKQVEVLDVETFDWTQVQIGLFSAGGSVSEKWAPIAADAGVVIIDNTSQFRYDDDIPLVVPEVNPEAIAQYTNRNIIANPNCSTIQMLVALKPIHDAVGIKRINVATYQAVSGSGKTAIDELAGQTASLLNGREVETKVYPKQIAFNVIPQIDVFTDNGYTKEEMKMVWETQKIFADESVMVNPTAVRVPVFYGHSEAIHLETRTPISAEEVRSLMRHAPGVKLIENEEDYPTPVSDSAGHDEVFVGRIREDISHASGINMWVVGDNIRKGAATNSVQIAELLIKDYL
- a CDS encoding 4-phosphoerythronate dehydrogenase; protein product: MKIVVDENMPYAIELFSQFGEVVPLSGRTICAEDLQDVDALMVRSVTQVNAALLSQANKLAFVGTATIGIDHLDQALLQQRNITYTNAPGCNAVSVGDYVCSALLVLAEQQSFTLADKSIAVIGVGNTGAQTVSRLTALGAEVMLCDPPRVEKEDLTGFVSLEQALQADIICLHVPLVKTGSHQTKHLLTAELLAGIAQDAILVNSGRGDVIDNQALLELKQAGHGMTLVLDVWENEPTPLLDLILYAAIATPHIAGYSLEGKARGTEMIYQAYAQLLGQQADRSISDILPVPAVSRIDVNQNADQTFAKSLVHLVYDVRRDDAIFRKSIMKAGSFDEMRKNYLERREFSSLRLVNESHYAVESLYQLGFAK